One window of Medicago truncatula cultivar Jemalong A17 chromosome 2, MtrunA17r5.0-ANR, whole genome shotgun sequence genomic DNA carries:
- the LOC11440843 gene encoding uncharacterized protein isoform X1 codes for MDCNKEEALRAKDIAEKKMESKDFTGARTFAHKAQKLYPDLENIAQMLVVCDVHCSAEQKLLGNTNVVDWYKVLQIDRNDHDGIIKKQYKKFALQLHPDKNKFAGAEAAFKLIGEAQRVLLDREKRTLLNMNLSKFSMTKPAMPSIFQRNVPVNFNPVMQTNVRPVFPNINPPQQQQPSKKPTQQGLNGSGPTFWTMCSFCSVRFEYFRVVLNRSLRCQQCNKPFIAYEVNPQSTKPATNSTRQAFGQKNNAPNHGASKVGVGSQGDLYAKRVGVGSQGDLYAKRSKKESHHKKGSTSNVSVKPDGKRKRKHVIDSSESSESVGSTDSEDDTFSDNNGFPGVSTSREERPRRSSRQKHQVSYKENGSDDDESRKPSKQGKETEINDHNGLASGLEDHQKEVKQKQNFYSEESLKNIDVKIKEVGGKETAGSSKIEESTNHSDGFVYPDPEFSDFDKDKKEECFASGQIWAVYDDIDGMPRFYALIKKVFSTGFKLQITWLEPDPDDEEERRWVKEKLPSACGKYQLGKTVTTKDQPMFSHLILYEKVRSTFKVYPRKGETWALFKNWDIKWYMDAESHQKYDLEFVEILSDYVEGAGVFVSYLAKLKGFMSLFSRITKGGGCSFQIPPAELFRFSHRVPSFKMTGLERAGVPVGAFELDPISLPMEEITLPDDLELKDTSTSKVNLERSNSVEEKDHVDHIDDVRAPKVSVAESFEVPDPSFNQFDAERSHEKFEAGQIWAFYGDEDELPKYYGQIKCVRRIDSKIELQVIYLTDCWVPKKVIRWEDKDMIISCGRFKINPSGKLCTYNNTNSVSHQVHASAVRNNKEYEIYPRKGEIWALYRGWRTTLKRSDLKNCEYDIVEVTEDADMWTDVLFLEKVSGYSSVFKGKLSNGGSKMTMTIDRTELLRFSHKIPAFKLTEEHGSNLRGFWELDPAAVPHHYLSKE; via the coding sequence ATGGACTGCAATAAAGAAGAGGCCTTAAGGGCCAAGGATATTGCTGAAAAGAAAATGGAGAGCAAAGATTTCACAGGGGCTCGTACATTTGCGCATAAGGCTCAGAAACTATATCCTGATTTGGAGAATATCGCTCAAATGCTTGTTGTTTGTGATGTGCATTGCTCTGCTGAGCAGAAATTACTGGGTAATACTAATGTGGTGGACTGGTACAAAGTTCTACAAATTGATCGCAATGACCATGATGGAATAATTAAGAAACAATACAAGAAGTTTGCTCTCCAACTCCATCCTGACAAAAACAAGTTTGCTGGTGCAGAAGCTGCATTTAAGCTGATTGGGGAAGCTCAAAGAGTTCTTTTGGATAGAGAAAAACGAACATTACTTAACATGAACTTGAGCAAATTTTCTATGACCAAACCTGCCATGCCATCTATTTTTCAACGGAACGTTCCGGTGAACTTTAATCCTGTGATGCAAACTAATGTCCGGCCCGTTTTCCCAAACATAAATCCTCCTCAACAGCAACAGCCGTCTAAGAAGCCAACTCAGCAGGGGCTTAATGGCAGTGGCCCTACTTTTTGGACTATGTGCTCATTTTGTTCCGTTAGGTTTGAATATTTCAGGGTAGTTTTAAATAGGTCTCTTCGCTGTCAACAATGTAATAAGCCCTTCATTGCATATGAGGTGAATCCACAAAGTACAAAACCGGCAACTAATTCAACTCGGCAAGCTTTTGGCCAGAAGAACAATGCTCCAAATCACGGTGCTTCTAAGGTTGGTGTTGGATCTCAAGGTGATTTGTATGCTAAGAGGGTTGGTGTTGGATCTCAAGGTGATTTGTATGCTAAGAGGTCCAAGAAAGAGTCTCATCATAAGAAAGGCTCTACTTCAAATGTCTCTGTAAAGCCAGAtggaaagagaaagaggaagcACGTAATAGATTCCAGTGAAAGTTCTGAGTCTGTAGGCAgcactgattctgaagatgataCATTTTCTGACAACAATGGTTTTCCTGGCGTTTCTACTTCTAGAGAAGAGCGTCCACGTAGATCTTCACGGCAAAAACACCAGGTTTCCTACAAGGAGAATGGAAGTGACGACGATGAGTCACGGAAACCTTCAAAACAGGGAAAGGAAACTGAAATAAATGATCATAATGGTTTGGCTTCTGGTCTGGAAGATCATCAGAAAGAGGTAAAACAGAAGCAAAATTTTTATTCTGAAGAGAGCTTAAAAAATATAGATGTGAAAATTAAGGAGGTGGGAGGAAAAGAAACAGCGGGCAGCTCAAAGATAGAGGAATCAACAAATCATTCAGATGGTTTTGTTTATCCCGATCCAGAGTTCAGTGACTTTGACAAGGACAAGAAAGAGGAATGTTTCGCTTCCGGGCAGATATGGGCTGTTTATGATGATATAGATGGCATGCCTAGATTCTATGCTTtgatcaaaaaagttttttctaCTGGATTTAAGTTGCAGATAACTTGGCTTGAGCCAGATCCAGATGACGAAGAGGAGCGCAGGTGGGTTAAGGAGAAACTGCCAAGTGCTTGTGGGAAATATCAACTTGGTAAGACTGTAACCACTAAAGATCAACCAATGTTCTCTCATCTTATACTTTATGAAAAGGTCCGCTCTACTTTTAAAGTGTATCCTAGAAAAGGAGAAACTTGGGCTCTTTTCAAGAATTGGGATATCAAATGGTATATGGATGCAGAATCTCATCAGAAGTATGATTTGgaatttgttgaaattttgtCGGATTATGTTGAAGGCGCGGGAGTATTTGTTTCATACTTGGCTAAGTTGAAAGGTTTTATGAGTCTCTTCTCTCGAATTACGAAGGGAGGTGgttgctcatttcaaattccaCCAGCTGAGTTGTTCAGATTCTCTCACAGGGTTCCATCTTTTAAAATGACTGGTCTGGAAAGAGCGGGCGTCCCTGTAGGAGCCTTTGAACTCGATCCTATATCCTTGCCAATGGAAGAGATTACTCTTCCTGATGATTTGGAACTGAAGGATACATCTACTTCCAAGGTTAATTTGGAAAGAAGCAACTCAGTAGAGGAGAAGGATCATGTTGATCATATTGATGATGTTAGAGCTCCAAAGGTTTCAGTTGCAGAATCTTTTGAAGTTCCAGACCCTTCCTTCAACCAATTTGATGCTGAAAGGTCCCATGAAAAGTTTGAGGCGGGCCAGATTTGGGCATTTTATGGTGATGAGGACGAACTTCCAAAATACTATGGTCAGATTAAATGCGTTCGGAGGATTGACTCAAAAATTGAGTTGCAAGTAATTTATCTTACTGATTGCTGGGTACCTAAGAAAGTTATTAGATGGGAAGATAAGGATATGATCATTTCCTGTGGAAGATTTAAAATCAATCCAAGTGGTAAGCTCTGCACCTACAACAACACCAATTCTGTTTCACATCAGGTGCATGCTAGTGCTGTTCGAAACAACAAGGAATATGAAATTTATCCGCGGAAGGGTGAAATTTGGGCATTGTATAGGGGATGGAGAACTACACTCAAACGTTCTGATTTGAAAAACTGTGAGTATGACATAGTGGAAGTTACTGAAGACGCTGATATGTGGACAGATGTTTTATTTCTGGAGAAGGTAAGTGGTTACAGTTCAGTTTTCAAGGGTAAATTAAGCAACGGAGGATCAAAGATGACCATGACTATCGATAGGACCGAGTTGCTCAGATTCTCCCACAAGATCCCTGCTTTCAAACTGACGGAAGAACATGGCAGCAATTTGAGAGGCTTCTGGGAACTTGATCCGGCAGCAGTACCACACCATTATCTCAGCAAGGAATAA
- the LOC11445636 gene encoding classical arabinogalactan protein 26: MAPSFTVSAVLMIIMVFMPSPILSSYSQSDPIPELPTLPTTSSATKTDPSPSSISPFQNLSPEIAPLLPSPGGALPTPTGSDIPTIPSNPSPPNPDDVIAPGPFYAFAPYGSIQATSNGHRSVAFDIATAAFAGLAALFSLQYMRV, translated from the coding sequence ATGGCACCATCATTCACAGTTTCTGCAGTACTAATGATCATCATGGTTTTCATGCCTTCACCTATCCTTTCATCATATTCACAATCAGATCCTATTCCTGAACTTCCAACACTCCCCACTACTTCATCAGCAACAAAAACAGATCCTTCTCCATCTTCAATCTCTCCTTTCCAAAATCTGTCACCAGAAATTGCTCCACTTTTGCCTTCTCCTGGTGGTGCTTTGCCAACTCCTACAGGCTCTGACATTCCCACTATTCCTTCCAACCCAAGCCCTCCAAACCCTGATGATGTGATTGCTCCAGGTCCCTTTTATGCATTTGCACCATATGGATCAATACAGGCTACTTCCAATGGTCATAGAAGTGTAGCTTTTGACATAGCCACTGCTGCTTTTGCAGGTTTAGCAGCATTATTTTCTTTGCAGTATATGAGAGTATGA
- the LOC11440354 gene encoding serine/threonine-protein kinase RUNKEL: MNQYHIYEAIGRGRYSTVYKGRKKKTIEYFAIKSVDKSQKNKVLQEVRILHTLDHQNVLKFYSWYETSAHLWLVLEYCVGGDLLSILRQDSQLPEDSVNELACDLVRALQYLHSNGIIYCDLKPSNILLDENGRTKLCDFGLARRLKEISKVPSSSLPQAKRGTPSYMAPELFEDGGVHSYASDFWALGCVLYECYTGRPPFVGREFTQLVKSIISDPTPPLPGNPSPPFVNLINSLLVKDPAERIQWHELCGHGFWKTKFTLVSLPPQPAFDDMTELHAKQCLSERNGDKSSHNRTPPKSREKDGKGARAIETPTRATPNGHRTQTKGSGRTVEAKQKDPSIIKKGLNLLRMSRIAKSNLQKENEKENYRRPLPNGSEKDVDVKIENTDMELDFNENNEEDALDENDGSEHTPSVANEKMESNFQNQGKADDTENDIHRLDTPSVTTPASDDSRTFVHESTPDRSDISAISPSVSPLVKKQRLKDDLGSGLDSDSSRSSNDISQVSWHPSDLSVRPVMPSRKVDKGSEVIPSLPFEALQAPEFVKMPKEQLEALHNRIIAILNGSTAIGEKQNAVRYLEMLSTNADAANILTNGPIMLILIKLLRQSKASALRVQLASLIGLLIRHSTFVDDSLANSGILGSLTDGLRDRQEKVRRFSMAALGELLFYISTQSADSRDNTPLESPSKDNRTAHGWQVPNSLISLVSSVLRKGEDDITQLYALRTIENICSQGGAWVGRLISQDVISNLCYIYRAVGKLESMRLTAGSCLVRLVRFNPPSIQSVIEKLSFKDLASALVKGSPREQQISLNLLNTAMLGSHMLTNVGRYLMQLAEDKNLIPSLLAFVEQGSKVLKGKALVFVALLCKHGRRWLPQFFCSHKLLSVVDRLGKEKDAFVRQCLDAFLHIVASTIPGLLDIITGDIQQMMGGRRHGHISSLTSRSAPKSNIHLFPVVLHLLESSAFKHKVATLPVLRQLANLIKLAEAPFQGRDDFQITLLRILESLTEESSVILANPDIFLREILPSLTVLYKGNKDGDARFLCLKIFFDVMIILLSEPIEEEQRLNDLKFVSNTHFLPLYPTLIEDEDPIPIFAQKLLVMLLEFSFISIPDILHLKTISQCFEFLLGDLSNANVNNVKLCLALASAPEMESKLLSQLKVVRRIGNFLEFVCAKGMEDLLEPTLGLCRAFLARSVSCTKGFSYTTEPTLLGDSPPEVSGAVDPQQCIRDITDFGNNVGVFLELSGSRETSVADIASQCVVLLLKAAPREATTGLLTNLPKVTVILESWSKGTPHLTVQRMLHALGYACKQYLLHAMILSISIPEISRIEVIVTELKSSSVPALAKTAGLAALELQRLPRCI; encoded by the exons ATGAACCAGTACCACATCTACGAAGCCATTGGTCGCGGAAGATACTCG ACTGTTTACAAAGGTAGAAAGAAGAAGACGATCGAGTATTTCGCAATCAAAAGTGTCGATAAATCTCAGAAGAACAAGGTTCTTCAAGAA GTTAGGATTCTTCACACTTTAGATCACCAAAATGTTCTCAAGTTTTATTCATG GTATGAAACTTCTGCTCACTTATGGTTGGTCTTGGAGTATTGTGTTGGTGGGGATCTACTTTCTATATTACGGCAG GATAGTCAACTTCCTGAAGATTCTGTTAATGAACTTGCTTGTGACCTTGTCAGAGCTTTGCA GTATTTACATTCAAATGGAATAATTTATTGTGACCTGAAACCATCAAATATCCTACTAGATGAAAATGGGCGTACAAAG CTCTGTGATTTCGGATTGGCCAGAAGGTTGAAAGAGATATCAAAAGTTCCTTCTTCCTCG TTGCCTCAAGCAAAACGTGGAACGCCCTCTTACATGGCTCCGGAGCTTTTTGAAGATGGCGGAGTCCATTCTTATGCTTCTGATTTCTGGGCTCTAGGATGTGTACTGTATGAATGTTACACTGGGAGACCTCCTTTTGTGGGAAGAGAATTCACTCAGCTCGTAAAATCCATAATTTCAGACCCGACTCCACCTCTCCCTGGCAATCCAAGTCCACCTTTTGTCAATTTAATAAATTCACTGTTAGTCAAAGATCCAGCTGAAAGAATACAGTGGCATGAGCTTTGTGGACATGGCTTTTGGAAAACCAAATTCACTCTAGTGTCTCTTCCTCCTCAACCTGCGTTTGATGATATGACTGAGCTACATGCTAAACAATGCTTATCAGAACGTAATGGAGATAAGTCTTCTCATAACAGGACCCCTCCCAAATCTCGTGAAAAAGACGGGAAAGGGGCAAGAGCCATTGAGACACCAACAAGAGCAACACCAAATGGACACAGAACTCAGACAAAGGGTTCTGGCAGAACAGTTGAGGCGAAGCAGAAGGATCCTTCCATTATTAAAAAAGGTTTGAATCTTTTGAGAATGTCAAGAATAGcaaaatcaaatttacaaaaagaaaatgagaaagaaaactATCGACGTCCCTTGCCAAATGGCTCCGAGAAAGATGTCGATGTTAAAATTGAGAACACTGACATGGAACTTGATTTTAATGAGAATAATGAAGAGGACGCACTTGATGAAAATGATGGTTCTGAACATACACCTTCTGTGGCCAATGAGAAAATGGAGAGTAATTTTCAGAATCAGGGAAAAGCAGATGACACTGAAAATGATATACACCGGTTGGACACCCCATCTGTGACTACTCCTGCCTCAGATGATTCAAGGACGTTTGTTCATGAGTCAACTCCTGACCGTTCTGACATATCTGCTATTTCTCCAAGTGTCAGCCCTCTAGTAAAAAAACAGAGGCTTAAAGATGACTTAGGATCTGGTCTTGACTCTGATTCTTCAAGATCCTCTAACGACATCTCCCAGGTTAGTTGGCATCCATCTGATCTCTCAGTCAGACCTGTAATGCCCAGCAGAAAAGTTGACAAAGGCTCGGAAGTCATTCCTTCACTTCCTTTTGAGGCGTTGCAAGCACCTGAATTTGTGAAGATGCCTAAAGAGCAACTGGAGGCACTCCATAACCGAATTATAGCCATATTGAACGGGAGTACTGCCATTGGAGAGAAACAAAATGCGGTTAGGTACCTTGAGATGTTGAGCACTAATGCTGATGCAGCCAATATCTTGACCAATGGGCCAATAATGCTCATTCTCATAAAGTTGCTACGTCAATCCAAGGCATCGGCTTTACGGGTTCAACTTGCTTCGCTGATTGGTCTGTTGATTAGACACTCTACCTTTGTTGATGACAGTTTAGCTAATTCTGGAATTCTAGGTTCACTGACGGATGGTCTTAGGGATAGGCAAGAAAAAGTGAGGAGGTTTTCCATGGCTGCATTGGGTGAGTTGCTATTTTATATATCCACCCAAAGTGCAGATTCCAGGGATAACACTCCGCTTGAATCTCCATCAAAGGACAATAGGACCGCGCATGGTTGGCAG GTTCCAAATTCATTAATTTCCTTGGTATCATCGGTATTGAGGAAAGGTGAAGATGATATAACTCAATTGTATGCATTGAGAACAATCGAGAATATTTGCAGTCAAGGAGGGGCCTGGGTGGGACGTTTGATCAGTCAAGATGTTATTAGTAATCTCTGCTATATCTATAGAGCGGTAGGGAAACTGGAAAGCATGAGGCTTACTGCAGGATCATGTTTGGTGCGCTTAGTTCGTTTTAATCCTCCTAGTATTCAGTCTGTTATAGAGAAGCTCTCATTCAAGGACCTAGCATCTgctcttgtcaaaggcagtccaCGCGAGCAGCAAATCAGCTTAAATCTTCTTAACACGGCAATGCTTGGAAGTCACATGTTGACAAATGTTGGACGATACCTTATGCAACTTGCAGAGGATAAGAATCTGATCCCAAGTCTATTGGCTTTTGTTGAGCAGGGTAGTAAAGTTTTAAAAGGAAAGGCACTTGTCTTTGTGGCTCTCCTCTGCAAGCACGGTAGGAGATGGCTTCCACAGTTCTTTTGTAGCCATAAGTTACTTTCAGTGGTGGACAGGCTGGGAAAAGAGAAGGATGCCTTTGTGCGGCAGTGTTTAGATGCATTTCTACATATTGTGGCATCTACTATTCCTGGATTACTGGATATAATAACTGGGGATATCCAGCAAATGATGGGAGGAAGGCGCCATGGGCATATCTCTTCGCTTACCAGTAGATCTGCTCCAAAATCCAACATTCATTTGTTTCCTGTAGTCCTTCATCTTCTTGAAAGTTCAGCTTTTAAGCACAAAGTGGCGACACTTCCTGTTCTACGGCAGTTGGCAAATCTGATTAAACTCGCGGAGGCACCGTTTCAG GGAAGAGACGACTTCCAAATAACCCTTCTTCGAATTTTAGAGTCTCTCACGGAGGAATCTTCTGTGATCCTTGCAAATCCCGACATTTTCTTACGGGAAATCCTCCCTAGTTTGACAGTTCTCTACAAGGGTAACAAGGATGGTGATGCGAGATTTTTGTGCCTTAAAATCTTTTTCGATGTTATGATTATTCTCTTGAGTGAACCAATTGAAGAAGAGCAAAGATTGAACGACTTGAAATTCGTGTCAAATACACATTTTCTTCCTCTCTACCCGACCTTGATCGAAGATGAAGACCCTATTCCTATATTTGCACAGAAGCTTCTTGTCATGCTACTGGAGTtcagttttatttcaattccaGACATTCTACACCTGAAGACAATTTCACAATGTTTTGAGTTCTTGCTTGGTGATCTGTCAAATGCAAATGTGAATAATGTTAAGCTGTGTCTTGCTTTGGCTTCTGCCCCTGAAATGGAGTCCAAATTACTTTCCCAGTTGAAAGTTGTTAGGAGGATCGGCAACTTCCTTGAGTTTGTATGTGCAAAGGGTATGGAAGATTTGCTGGAGCCAACTCTTGGGCTGTGCAGAGCCTTTCTAGCACGGTCAGTCAGCTGTACAAAAGGCTTCAGCTACACAACAGAGCCAACTCTCTTAGGTGACAGTCCTCCCGAGGTGAGTGGCGCTGTTGATCCGCAGCAATGCATAAGAGATATAACAGACTTTGGAAACAATGTTGGTGTCTTTCTAGAGTTGAGTGGATCTAGAGAGACCAGTGTTGCTGATATAGCTTCTCAGTGTGTGGTTTTACTGCTTAAGGCTGCTCCTAGAGAAGCAACCACTGGTCTACTAACCAATCTCCCCAAGGTCACCGTGATCCTAGAATCCTGGAGTAAAGGCACCCCTCACTTAACGGTGCAGAGAATGCTTCATGCTTTAGGATATGCTTGCAAGCAATACTTATTGCATGCAATGATATTATCAATATCTATACCAGAGATTTCAAGAATTGAAGTGATAGTTACTGAACTCAAGAGTTCAAGTGTGCCTGCTTTAGCCAAAACTGCTGGATTGGCAGCCTTGGAGTTGCAGCGGTTACCTCGCtgcatttga
- the LOC11440843 gene encoding uncharacterized protein isoform X2, with protein MDCNKEEALRAKDIAEKKMESKDFTGARTFAHKAQKLYPDLENIAQMLVVCDVHCSAEQKLLGNTNVVDWYKVLQIDRNDHDGIIKKQYKKFALQLHPDKNKFAGAEAAFKLIGEAQRVLLDREKRTLLNMNLSKFSMTKPAMPSIFQRNVPVNFNPVMQTNVRPVFPNINPPQQQQPSKKPTQQGLNGSGPTFWTMCSFCSVRFEYFRVVLNRSLRCQQCNKPFIAYEVNPQSTKPATNSTRQAFGQKNNAPNHGASKVGVGSQGDLYAKRSKKESHHKKGSTSNVSVKPDGKRKRKHVIDSSESSESVGSTDSEDDTFSDNNGFPGVSTSREERPRRSSRQKHQVSYKENGSDDDESRKPSKQGKETEINDHNGLASGLEDHQKEVKQKQNFYSEESLKNIDVKIKEVGGKETAGSSKIEESTNHSDGFVYPDPEFSDFDKDKKEECFASGQIWAVYDDIDGMPRFYALIKKVFSTGFKLQITWLEPDPDDEEERRWVKEKLPSACGKYQLGKTVTTKDQPMFSHLILYEKVRSTFKVYPRKGETWALFKNWDIKWYMDAESHQKYDLEFVEILSDYVEGAGVFVSYLAKLKGFMSLFSRITKGGGCSFQIPPAELFRFSHRVPSFKMTGLERAGVPVGAFELDPISLPMEEITLPDDLELKDTSTSKVNLERSNSVEEKDHVDHIDDVRAPKVSVAESFEVPDPSFNQFDAERSHEKFEAGQIWAFYGDEDELPKYYGQIKCVRRIDSKIELQVIYLTDCWVPKKVIRWEDKDMIISCGRFKINPSGKLCTYNNTNSVSHQVHASAVRNNKEYEIYPRKGEIWALYRGWRTTLKRSDLKNCEYDIVEVTEDADMWTDVLFLEKVSGYSSVFKGKLSNGGSKMTMTIDRTELLRFSHKIPAFKLTEEHGSNLRGFWELDPAAVPHHYLSKE; from the exons ATGGACTGCAATAAAGAAGAGGCCTTAAGGGCCAAGGATATTGCTGAAAAGAAAATGGAGAGCAAAGATTTCACAGGGGCTCGTACATTTGCGCATAAGGCTCAGAAACTATATCCTGATTTGGAGAATATCGCTCAAATGCTTGTTGTTTGTGATGTGCATTGCTCTGCTGAGCAGAAATTACTGGGTAATACTAATGTGGTGGACTGGTACAAAGTTCTACAAATTGATCGCAATGACCATGATGGAATAATTAAGAAACAATACAAGAAGTTTGCTCTCCAACTCCATCCTGACAAAAACAAGTTTGCTGGTGCAGAAGCTGCATTTAAGCTGATTGGGGAAGCTCAAAGAGTTCTTTTGGATAGAGAAAAACGAACATTACTTAACATGAACTTGAGCAAATTTTCTATGACCAAACCTGCCATGCCATCTATTTTTCAACGGAACGTTCCGGTGAACTTTAATCCTGTGATGCAAACTAATGTCCGGCCCGTTTTCCCAAACATAAATCCTCCTCAACAGCAACAGCCGTCTAAGAAGCCAACTCAGCAGGGGCTTAATGGCAGTGGCCCTACTTTTTGGACTATGTGCTCATTTTGTTCCGTTAGGTTTGAATATTTCAGGGTAGTTTTAAATAGGTCTCTTCGCTGTCAACAATGTAATAAGCCCTTCATTGCATATGAGGTGAATCCACAAAGTACAAAACCGGCAACTAATTCAACTCGGCAAGCTTTTGGCCAGAAGAACAATGCTCCAAATCACGGTGCTTCTAAGGTTGGTGTTGGATCTCAAG GTGATTTGTATGCTAAGAGGTCCAAGAAAGAGTCTCATCATAAGAAAGGCTCTACTTCAAATGTCTCTGTAAAGCCAGAtggaaagagaaagaggaagcACGTAATAGATTCCAGTGAAAGTTCTGAGTCTGTAGGCAgcactgattctgaagatgataCATTTTCTGACAACAATGGTTTTCCTGGCGTTTCTACTTCTAGAGAAGAGCGTCCACGTAGATCTTCACGGCAAAAACACCAGGTTTCCTACAAGGAGAATGGAAGTGACGACGATGAGTCACGGAAACCTTCAAAACAGGGAAAGGAAACTGAAATAAATGATCATAATGGTTTGGCTTCTGGTCTGGAAGATCATCAGAAAGAGGTAAAACAGAAGCAAAATTTTTATTCTGAAGAGAGCTTAAAAAATATAGATGTGAAAATTAAGGAGGTGGGAGGAAAAGAAACAGCGGGCAGCTCAAAGATAGAGGAATCAACAAATCATTCAGATGGTTTTGTTTATCCCGATCCAGAGTTCAGTGACTTTGACAAGGACAAGAAAGAGGAATGTTTCGCTTCCGGGCAGATATGGGCTGTTTATGATGATATAGATGGCATGCCTAGATTCTATGCTTtgatcaaaaaagttttttctaCTGGATTTAAGTTGCAGATAACTTGGCTTGAGCCAGATCCAGATGACGAAGAGGAGCGCAGGTGGGTTAAGGAGAAACTGCCAAGTGCTTGTGGGAAATATCAACTTGGTAAGACTGTAACCACTAAAGATCAACCAATGTTCTCTCATCTTATACTTTATGAAAAGGTCCGCTCTACTTTTAAAGTGTATCCTAGAAAAGGAGAAACTTGGGCTCTTTTCAAGAATTGGGATATCAAATGGTATATGGATGCAGAATCTCATCAGAAGTATGATTTGgaatttgttgaaattttgtCGGATTATGTTGAAGGCGCGGGAGTATTTGTTTCATACTTGGCTAAGTTGAAAGGTTTTATGAGTCTCTTCTCTCGAATTACGAAGGGAGGTGgttgctcatttcaaattccaCCAGCTGAGTTGTTCAGATTCTCTCACAGGGTTCCATCTTTTAAAATGACTGGTCTGGAAAGAGCGGGCGTCCCTGTAGGAGCCTTTGAACTCGATCCTATATCCTTGCCAATGGAAGAGATTACTCTTCCTGATGATTTGGAACTGAAGGATACATCTACTTCCAAGGTTAATTTGGAAAGAAGCAACTCAGTAGAGGAGAAGGATCATGTTGATCATATTGATGATGTTAGAGCTCCAAAGGTTTCAGTTGCAGAATCTTTTGAAGTTCCAGACCCTTCCTTCAACCAATTTGATGCTGAAAGGTCCCATGAAAAGTTTGAGGCGGGCCAGATTTGGGCATTTTATGGTGATGAGGACGAACTTCCAAAATACTATGGTCAGATTAAATGCGTTCGGAGGATTGACTCAAAAATTGAGTTGCAAGTAATTTATCTTACTGATTGCTGGGTACCTAAGAAAGTTATTAGATGGGAAGATAAGGATATGATCATTTCCTGTGGAAGATTTAAAATCAATCCAAGTGGTAAGCTCTGCACCTACAACAACACCAATTCTGTTTCACATCAGGTGCATGCTAGTGCTGTTCGAAACAACAAGGAATATGAAATTTATCCGCGGAAGGGTGAAATTTGGGCATTGTATAGGGGATGGAGAACTACACTCAAACGTTCTGATTTGAAAAACTGTGAGTATGACATAGTGGAAGTTACTGAAGACGCTGATATGTGGACAGATGTTTTATTTCTGGAGAAGGTAAGTGGTTACAGTTCAGTTTTCAAGGGTAAATTAAGCAACGGAGGATCAAAGATGACCATGACTATCGATAGGACCGAGTTGCTCAGATTCTCCCACAAGATCCCTGCTTTCAAACTGACGGAAGAACATGGCAGCAATTTGAGAGGCTTCTGGGAACTTGATCCGGCAGCAGTACCACACCATTATCTCAGCAAGGAATAA